Within the Methanobacterium sp. genome, the region CCCCAGTTATGGGCAATGCCTGATTAGTCATTGACCAGTACATGAAGTTGGGAATGACATTCCTGTACTTTCCTGGAACTTCCCCTGGACCAAAAACATTGAAGAATCTGGCGTTAACAATTGGTAATCCATATAGATTGTGGAAATAGTTAGTGTAAAGTTCACCTATAAGTTTGGTGACTTGATAAGGTGTATGGAGGCTAATTGAAATATCGGGTTCTTCAAAGGGCATTTTAGAGTCTAATCCATATACTCCACATCCAGAGGATGAATAAACGAAACGTTCCACCCCTACCAGATGAGCGTACTCTAAAACTTTTAGAATACCCATTCCGTTAACCATGAGGTCAAGTTCAGGGTTGTCCACTGAGTTTTGATTGGCGAAATGAGCTGCCAGGTGGAAAACATAGTCTGGTTTTTCCTTGAAAACCCTTTTTAGCATCTCATCATCCAATATATCTCCTTTAACAAAGGATATATTTTCAGCTTCAGGAATGTTCCATTCATATGCTGAGTCAAGATTATCCAGAATAATAACCTTGCCTGCGTATTCTGATAACTTCTTTGTGAGGTTGCTTCCAACGCAACCTGCACCACCTGTTACTAAAACTGTTTTATCATTGTAATCTGTGTAATCCATATAAATCTCCCACATAGCATGAACAGATAATAAATTTAATCAATCTTCCACCCTATAAAACCATCGCATCCATTCAACGGTTTTTTCAATTCCTTTTTCAGGATCTATTTTAGGGTCATGTTTTAATTCTTTAATTGCTTTGGAAAAGTCTATGGTTTTAACCTGAGTTGTGAAATCTTCGGCTTCTTCATAGTTAACCAGAGAATCATCTTTACCAACAGCATTCAAAACCATGTCTGAATAATCTTTGATATCCTTTTCCCATTCTATTCTTCCACCAACATTGTAAACCTCTCCAGGGACGAAATTATCCACAATATTAGCAAAAGTGAATGCAGTGTCCCCCACGTAGTCAATGATGCGCTTATGTCCTTTATAAACAGTATAGGGTTGATTATGTAGAGCTTTATAGATAAAAATAGGTATGAAACCTTTATATGGGGAATATTCTTCATGAGGCCCATAACAGTTTACAGGGCGAACACGCACGGTTTCTGTTCCGAACATGGTGGCAGAGTTCATACACATAAGCTCACCAGCCCACTTAGTTATGGCATAATCATTCATCTGGTAAGTGTCCTTAATAGGATTGTTTAACATAACATCTTCATTCATTACCCCATTGTAATCACCATAAACTTCAGCTGATGAGAAAGATATCATCCTGAAACCCAATTTTTCCTGTAACCGGATTATGTGTTTGGTTCCGATGACATTAGTCTGCCACAAGTTTTCGTAGTATTCTTCACCGTTCCAACGGCCGTATTCAGCAGCTAGGTGATATACATAATCAAATTCATTATTTTCAAAGATTCGTTCAAGCTGCCGATAGTTGCGCACATCACAGCGCTGGTAGTTGTCTCTGTTGTTGTGTAAGAGGTCAATAGCAAATACTTCATGCCCTCTTCCCTTTAATTCGTTAACGAGATTGGTTCCTATGAATCCTGCTCCACCTGTTACCAGTATTTTCTTAGTTTCCATTAATACTCCCCTTATATATCATCAGTATTGGAAATGAATCTTTGTTGATTACTATAATTATATTATAGGTGAATTATATTTTTTAACATTTGGAATACGCGGAGTATGTAGTAAAGAGGTTCAAAAACTCTGGGTACGGAAACACTACTAATCACTCCAGGTGTAGGTAAAAAGATCATATTTAACATGGTGTTAATTTTGTCTCCTCTTTTTTCACGTATTTTCATGTGAAAAATGACTTTCTCCAACATTCCCAATGTTTTTGGTGTGAATAATCTTTTAATAATAATTACAGATATGATTTCTACATCTTCATTATTTATCTGTTCTAAAACCTCTTTTGAAGGTTTTATTCCAAATAGCTCTTTTAAAATATATAGATTTATCATAAATATTCTTTGCACACCCAAATCACTTGCAATTTCTAAAAGATTCTGCCAGTTTATTTTATCCTCTGATTTTATAAGTTCAGAAATATCACAAAACCTGTAAAGGCTTGAAAAAGAGTGAGTGGCATTGTGAATTGATAAAATTAATATCAAATATTCAGGAGATATGGTTTTCACCTTGAATTGATCGAGGTCAACTTCCCTTAAGAATTCGTTTTTATTGAAAAAGGGTTTATTCTGGATTGAAACCATGGATAATAATTTCCATTTTATCTCCAGGGTGATGCCTGTTTTTTTGTTTGTAAAATGATATTCGCGTTGAAACTTGTAGAAGGCCATTTCTTGTTCAGGGGTGAGGTTCATCCAGAGTTCATAACCCGCTTTAACTAGGTGATTTCTTGTTTTGGGCACGTCTTTTAAGGGAACATAAAAATCCAGATCACCGAATATGCGGAATCCAAGGTTTTTG harbors:
- a CDS encoding NAD-dependent epimerase/dehydratase family protein; translation: MDYTDYNDKTVLVTGGAGCVGSNLTKKLSEYAGKVIILDNLDSAYEWNIPEAENISFVKGDILDDEMLKRVFKEKPDYVFHLAAHFANQNSVDNPELDLMVNGMGILKVLEYAHLVGVERFVYSSSGCGVYGLDSKMPFEEPDISISLHTPYQVTKLIGELYTNYFHNLYGLPIVNARFFNVFGPGEVPGKYRNVIPNFMYWSMTNQALPITGDGSETRDWTYVDDIVNGLLAMGIVEEAIGEAINLGSAEETRVIDMANIVNELTGNTEGIAYAARRDWDAKTRLLSSIEKARKILDYNPQTGFKDGLKKTHSWFVENWEDIEKSAEF
- a CDS encoding NAD(P)-dependent oxidoreductase, with protein sequence METKKILVTGGAGFIGTNLVNELKGRGHEVFAIDLLHNNRDNYQRCDVRNYRQLERIFENNEFDYVYHLAAEYGRWNGEEYYENLWQTNVIGTKHIIRLQEKLGFRMISFSSAEVYGDYNGVMNEDVMLNNPIKDTYQMNDYAITKWAGELMCMNSATMFGTETVRVRPVNCYGPHEEYSPYKGFIPIFIYKALHNQPYTVYKGHKRIIDYVGDTAFTFANIVDNFVPGEVYNVGGRIEWEKDIKDYSDMVLNAVGKDDSLVNYEEAEDFTTQVKTIDFSKAIKELKHDPKIDPEKGIEKTVEWMRWFYRVED
- a CDS encoding nucleotidyltransferase family protein; its protein translation is MARKYDLKPEDQLLLNCSLTQASEGNVKKIKQLSAMNLDWDYLINMAYLHRISPLLYWHLNKISPDAIPSNLKMELQKHFHKNVRKNLGMFKELLEVIDVLQKQGITPIPYKGPALAIMTYKNLGFRIFGDLDFYVPLKDVPKTRNHLVKAGYELWMNLTPEQEMAFYKFQREYHFTNKKTGITLEIKWKLLSMVSIQNKPFFNKNEFLREVDLDQFKVKTISPEYLILILSIHNATHSFSSLYRFCDISELIKSEDKINWQNLLEIASDLGVQRIFMINLYILKELFGIKPSKEVLEQINNEDVEIISVIIIKRLFTPKTLGMLEKVIFHMKIREKRGDKINTMLNMIFLPTPGVISSVSVPRVFEPLYYILRVFQMLKNIIHL